A part of Desulfofundulus salinus genomic DNA contains:
- a CDS encoding acyl-CoA dehydratase activase: protein MKAYLGIDVGSVSTNIVILSEAGEVLTGLYLRTRGRPIEAIQSGLKAARESLKPGVEIAGVGTTGSGRYLAGVMVGADVIKNEITAHAVAASMLVPDVQTVLEIGGQDSKIIILRNGVVVDFAMNTVCAAGTGSFLDQQAARLNIPIEQFGELALQSTNPVRIAGRCTVFAESDMIHKQQMGHALPDIINGLCEALVRNYLNNVGKGKEILPPVVFQGGVAANIGIKAAFERALGMPVLVPEHHKIMGAIGAAQLAAEKVAGTGQTGFKGFGITELPYHTRSFECDGCPNACEIAEIYEEDRVIGRWGARCPRWDVI, encoded by the coding sequence ATGAAAGCTTACCTGGGTATAGATGTGGGTTCGGTAAGCACCAACATTGTGATTTTAAGCGAGGCCGGAGAAGTCCTCACCGGCCTTTACTTGCGTACCCGGGGCCGCCCCATTGAAGCCATCCAGAGCGGTTTAAAGGCAGCCAGGGAGAGCCTCAAACCGGGCGTGGAAATAGCAGGTGTCGGTACCACCGGAAGCGGACGCTACCTGGCCGGCGTCATGGTGGGAGCAGACGTGATCAAGAACGAAATCACCGCCCATGCCGTGGCCGCCTCAATGCTGGTACCCGATGTACAGACGGTTCTGGAAATAGGCGGACAGGATTCCAAAATTATCATCCTGCGCAACGGCGTGGTGGTGGACTTTGCCATGAACACCGTCTGCGCTGCCGGTACAGGTTCCTTTTTGGATCAACAGGCTGCCCGGCTGAATATCCCCATCGAGCAATTTGGCGAACTGGCCCTGCAATCAACCAACCCGGTACGCATTGCCGGTCGCTGTACGGTATTTGCCGAGTCGGATATGATCCATAAACAACAAATGGGCCACGCCCTGCCGGATATCATTAACGGTTTGTGTGAAGCCCTGGTGCGCAACTACCTGAACAACGTGGGCAAGGGTAAGGAAATTCTGCCCCCTGTGGTGTTCCAGGGAGGAGTGGCCGCCAACATCGGTATTAAGGCCGCCTTTGAACGGGCCCTGGGCATGCCCGTGCTGGTACCGGAACATCATAAGATCATGGGTGCCATTGGCGCCGCCCAGCTGGCTGCCGAGAAGGTGGCCGGAACCGGCCAGACCGGGTTTAAAGGTTTTGGTATTACGGAACTCCCCTATCATACGAGGAGTTTCGAGTGTGACGGTTGTCCCAATGCCTGCGAGATTGCCGAGATTTATGAAGAGGATAGGGTTATCGGTCGCTGGGGTGCCCGCTGCCCCCGCTGGGATGTAATCTAG
- a CDS encoding septum site-determining protein MinC: MTAKIEICFRASKKGLGKVPRELVSIKGTREGLVILLDPNREFEDIKLHLKRKMESSRGFFRGARFTVYGQTITGCQRTELENICRQYGLIPSPDISWPFEKKKAAFPGEPARLVQGALRSGQEIRHRGSVVIVGNVHPGAQVIADGSVIIMGSCRGIILAGAGGNNTATITALKFQPIRLSIAGVTADPATIPQSSPFPLTARLEKGRIIFDSYRSKTTCLIF, encoded by the coding sequence GTGACGGCAAAAATCGAAATATGCTTTAGAGCAAGCAAAAAGGGGTTGGGTAAAGTGCCCAGGGAACTGGTAAGCATCAAGGGTACCCGGGAGGGCCTGGTCATCCTGCTCGATCCCAACCGGGAATTTGAAGATATCAAATTACACTTGAAACGAAAAATGGAGTCTTCCCGGGGCTTTTTCCGGGGTGCGCGCTTCACCGTTTACGGGCAAACGATCACTGGTTGCCAGCGCACCGAACTGGAAAATATTTGCCGCCAGTACGGGTTAATTCCCTCGCCGGACATATCCTGGCCCTTTGAAAAAAAGAAAGCCGCTTTCCCGGGGGAACCGGCCCGGCTGGTGCAGGGTGCTTTACGCTCGGGCCAGGAGATACGCCACCGGGGCAGCGTGGTGATCGTGGGCAACGTCCACCCCGGAGCCCAGGTGATCGCCGATGGCAGTGTCATCATCATGGGCAGCTGCCGGGGAATAATCCTTGCCGGAGCGGGGGGCAACAATACGGCCACCATCACGGCCCTAAAGTTCCAGCCGATCCGTTTATCTATTGCCGGGGTAACCGCAGACCCCGCCACTATCCCGCAAAGCAGCCCTTTCCCTTTAACTGCTAGACTGGAAAAGGGCAGGATCATTTTTGACTCCTACCGTAGCAAAACTACATGCCTGATTTTTTAA
- the glgA gene encoding glycogen synthase GlgA, with the protein MFDRPLKILLVSSEVVPFAKTGGLADVAGSLPKALATVGNDNLGNDVRVAMPHYKGIEKATYRMDFPVFFNNRAETAIIRESTIEAYYQGEHRIIPVYLVDNHHYFYRDGMYMFPDEAERFTFFCRAVLEMLPRLNWQPDIIHCNDWQTGPIPFFLKVRYAQDPFCNRIATVFTIHNLQYQGNFPKETLKLLGVGEEYFTPELLEFYGTVSYMKMGILYADVINTVSKTYAAEIQRPELGERLDGLLRKRTHDLYGIVNGINYHEFNPKTDPRIHRNYDQNSIENKKENKYALQKEMNLPVRDVPVLGMISRLVDQKGLDLIAQIADRLLSHDVQFVVLGSGDRRYEDMFRDIHNRYPERAGVYIGFNAILAQRIYAGADMFLMPSRFEPCGLGQLIAMRYGTIPIVRATGGLADTVHDYNPATGSGNGFVFSEYEGEALYHAIQRALSLYTERPDEWKQLIKRAMELDFSWARSAVEYLQLYQEALSRHLARAKIA; encoded by the coding sequence ATGTTTGATCGGCCGCTGAAGATTTTGCTGGTTTCGTCCGAAGTCGTTCCCTTTGCCAAGACGGGGGGGCTGGCCGATGTGGCCGGCTCCCTGCCCAAGGCTCTGGCTACCGTGGGTAATGATAACCTCGGGAACGATGTGCGGGTAGCCATGCCCCATTACAAGGGAATTGAAAAGGCCACCTACCGCATGGATTTTCCGGTATTTTTCAACAACCGGGCCGAGACGGCCATCATCCGGGAGAGTACCATCGAGGCCTATTACCAGGGGGAGCATCGCATCATCCCGGTGTACCTGGTGGATAATCACCATTACTTTTACCGGGACGGCATGTACATGTTTCCCGACGAGGCCGAACGTTTTACCTTCTTCTGCCGGGCCGTGCTGGAAATGTTGCCGCGCCTCAACTGGCAACCGGATATTATTCACTGCAACGACTGGCAGACCGGTCCCATTCCCTTTTTCCTGAAAGTTCGCTACGCCCAGGACCCGTTTTGCAACCGTATAGCTACGGTGTTTACCATCCACAACCTGCAATATCAGGGCAACTTCCCCAAAGAGACGCTAAAGCTTTTGGGGGTGGGGGAGGAGTATTTTACTCCCGAGTTGCTTGAGTTTTACGGCACGGTCAGTTACATGAAAATGGGCATATTGTATGCCGATGTCATTAACACGGTCAGTAAAACTTACGCGGCCGAGATCCAGCGACCGGAGCTGGGGGAGCGGTTGGACGGCCTGTTGCGTAAACGTACCCACGATCTATACGGGATAGTTAATGGCATTAATTACCATGAATTTAACCCCAAAACCGATCCCCGTATTCACCGGAACTACGACCAGAACAGCATTGAAAATAAAAAGGAAAACAAATACGCCCTGCAAAAAGAAATGAATCTGCCCGTAAGGGATGTCCCGGTGCTGGGGATGATCTCGCGCCTGGTGGATCAAAAAGGGCTCGACCTAATTGCCCAGATTGCCGACCGGTTGCTTTCCCATGATGTGCAATTTGTGGTTCTGGGTAGCGGTGACAGGCGCTATGAAGATATGTTCAGGGACATCCACAATCGTTACCCTGAAAGAGCTGGTGTCTACATCGGTTTTAACGCAATTCTGGCCCAGCGCATTTATGCCGGTGCCGACATGTTCTTGATGCCCTCTCGCTTTGAGCCCTGCGGCCTGGGGCAATTGATTGCCATGCGTTACGGGACTATTCCCATTGTCCGGGCTACCGGTGGGCTGGCCGATACGGTCCACGATTACAATCCGGCCACCGGTTCCGGAAATGGTTTCGTCTTTTCCGAATATGAAGGAGAAGCCCTGTACCACGCCATTCAGCGGGCCCTCTCCCTGTACACGGAGCGGCCGGACGAGTGGAAACAACTGATAAAAAGGGCTATGGAGCTGGACTTTTCCTGGGCCCGTTCCGCAGTGGAATATTTACAGCTCTACCAGGAAGCTTTGAGCCGGCATCTGGCCAGGGCGAAAATCGCCTGA
- a CDS encoding acetyl-CoA C-acetyltransferase, producing the protein MRETVIVSAARTPFGKLGGVLAPLTAVQLGGMVIKEAIQRAGINGDQVENVIMGQVLQGGCGQIPSRQATRLAGLPWEVPSETINKVCASGLRAVTLGDQIIRAGDADIIVAGGMESMSNTPYFVHARWGLRMGDTRFVDLMVHDGLWCAFYNRHMAIHGGEVAREYGVSREEQDEWALRSHQLAIAAIDGGRLKEEIVPVAVPQKKGDPKVVDTDEAPRRDTSLEALRRLPPVFDPNNTVTAGNAPGVNDGAGALVLMSREKAHELGIKPLATILGHASVSQDAKYIATVPGLSINKLLAKKGLTVDAIDLFEVNEAFAAVVLVSAKIANLPKDKINVNGGAVAFGHPIGASGARILMTLIYELRRRGGGLGIAAICSGAAQGDALLVRVDD; encoded by the coding sequence TTGCGGGAAACGGTAATCGTCAGTGCAGCCAGAACGCCCTTTGGAAAGCTAGGCGGGGTTCTGGCGCCCCTCACTGCCGTTCAGCTGGGGGGTATGGTGATTAAAGAAGCCATCCAGCGGGCGGGCATCAACGGGGACCAGGTGGAAAACGTGATCATGGGGCAGGTGCTGCAGGGCGGCTGCGGCCAGATTCCCTCCCGCCAGGCCACCCGGCTGGCGGGGTTGCCCTGGGAGGTGCCCTCGGAAACCATAAACAAGGTCTGTGCCTCCGGCCTGCGGGCGGTAACCCTGGGCGACCAGATCATCCGGGCCGGCGACGCCGACATCATTGTTGCCGGCGGCATGGAAAGCATGAGCAACACGCCCTACTTTGTGCACGCCCGCTGGGGCCTGCGCATGGGTGACACCAGGTTTGTCGACCTGATGGTCCACGACGGCCTGTGGTGCGCCTTTTACAACCGGCACATGGCCATCCATGGCGGCGAAGTGGCCAGAGAATACGGCGTCTCCCGGGAAGAACAGGATGAATGGGCCCTGCGCAGCCACCAGCTGGCCATCGCGGCCATAGACGGCGGGCGGCTGAAGGAAGAAATTGTGCCCGTGGCCGTACCCCAGAAAAAGGGCGACCCGAAAGTGGTGGACACGGACGAAGCGCCCCGGCGGGACACCAGCCTGGAGGCCCTGCGCCGCCTGCCGCCGGTTTTCGACCCCAACAACACGGTTACGGCGGGCAATGCCCCGGGGGTCAACGACGGGGCGGGAGCTCTAGTGCTGATGTCCCGGGAAAAAGCACACGAGCTGGGCATAAAACCCCTGGCCACCATACTGGGGCATGCCTCCGTTTCCCAGGATGCCAAATACATTGCCACCGTACCGGGGCTGTCCATCAACAAACTGCTGGCTAAAAAGGGGCTCACGGTGGACGCCATTGACCTTTTTGAAGTGAACGAAGCCTTTGCGGCCGTGGTCCTGGTCAGCGCAAAGATTGCCAATTTACCGAAAGATAAAATTAACGTTAACGGCGGCGCGGTGGCTTTCGGCCATCCCATTGGCGCCAGCGGCGCCCGCATCCTGATGACGTTAATCTACGAGCTTCGCCGGCGGGGCGGCGGTTTGGGCATTGCGGCCATATGCAGCGGCGCCGCCCAGGGCGATGCCCTTCTGGTTCGGGTAGATGACTAA
- a CDS encoding DUF3786 domain-containing protein, translating to MNLEPAHRQAKEEFALREPESMAFNAAVTYRPEAAEFIVPFLGSYYLVKYPGGEVMDAAGGAEVPKEVQITLLHYLAKASPAQVEGRLISFQELPGGFIYVGPFNNRAVRPLVGIFGGKPELLVRAAEMLGGRRVEMGDVAVSVPVLPKIPITFVLWLGDEEFPPSGNVLFDASASRHLPTEDYALLPGLVLGKMRRLV from the coding sequence ATGAACCTTGAACCTGCCCATCGGCAGGCAAAGGAGGAATTTGCCCTGCGGGAGCCGGAAAGCATGGCTTTTAACGCAGCCGTAACTTACCGGCCGGAAGCGGCGGAATTCATTGTGCCCTTTCTTGGCTCGTACTACCTGGTGAAATATCCCGGCGGTGAGGTTATGGATGCAGCTGGCGGGGCAGAAGTACCCAAGGAAGTACAGATTACCCTGTTGCATTATCTCGCCAAGGCCAGTCCGGCCCAGGTGGAAGGGCGATTAATTTCCTTCCAGGAGCTGCCCGGCGGATTTATTTATGTCGGCCCCTTTAACAACCGTGCAGTGCGCCCTCTGGTGGGCATCTTCGGAGGTAAGCCGGAACTTTTGGTGCGTGCTGCGGAAATGTTAGGAGGGAGGCGGGTGGAAATGGGGGACGTGGCTGTAAGTGTGCCGGTTTTGCCAAAAATACCCATAACCTTTGTCCTGTGGCTGGGAGATGAGGAATTTCCTCCCTCGGGGAATGTTCTCTTTGATGCTTCAGCCTCCCGCCACCTGCCTACCGAGGACTACGCCCTTTTGCCCGGTCTTGTTTTGGGGAAAATGAGAAGGCTCGTGTAG
- the galT gene encoding galactose-1-phosphate uridylyltransferase: MPEWRKDPLVKRWVVIATERGKRPCDFKVPQNEKKGGRCPLCPGHEGDTPPEVLAFRERGTSPDMPGWWVRVVPNKFPAVRIEAQTGVRRHGVYDVMDGLGAHEVVVEAPDHEAYLDALDERQLEEVIWAWQQRSLDLRRDTRLKYIQIFKNFGQTAGASLEHTHSQILATPMVPVDIQEEMQGFKHYAWSTGRCVLCDVLAQEVSERQRVVLETDKFISFAPFASRFPFETWIVPREHQHDFASIREEQVRDLARVLRSTLLRLRQSVGGPPFNMVLHTAPVNEPDTIHYHWHLEILPRLTIMAGFELGTGFYINPTPPEMAAEVLREQEVFCPPPVYAGGEREAVQYV, translated from the coding sequence GTGCCCGAATGGAGAAAGGATCCGTTGGTGAAGCGCTGGGTAGTCATTGCCACCGAAAGGGGCAAACGTCCCTGCGACTTCAAGGTGCCGCAAAACGAAAAAAAGGGCGGACGATGTCCCTTGTGTCCGGGACATGAAGGGGATACACCACCGGAGGTCCTGGCCTTCCGGGAAAGGGGCACCTCACCGGATATGCCGGGCTGGTGGGTAAGGGTGGTTCCGAACAAGTTTCCGGCGGTACGTATCGAGGCTCAAACCGGCGTGCGCCGCCATGGGGTCTACGATGTAATGGATGGCCTGGGTGCCCATGAGGTGGTGGTGGAGGCTCCGGATCATGAAGCTTACCTGGATGCCCTGGATGAGCGCCAGCTGGAGGAGGTTATCTGGGCCTGGCAGCAGCGCTCCCTGGATCTCCGCCGGGATACCCGGCTGAAATATATCCAAATCTTTAAAAACTTTGGTCAGACTGCCGGAGCTTCCCTGGAGCATACCCACTCCCAGATTTTAGCCACGCCCATGGTTCCGGTGGATATACAGGAGGAAATGCAGGGCTTTAAACATTACGCCTGGTCTACCGGCCGGTGTGTCCTTTGCGATGTGCTGGCCCAGGAAGTTTCCGAGCGGCAGCGGGTGGTTCTTGAAACAGATAAATTCATCAGTTTTGCCCCTTTTGCTTCCCGGTTTCCTTTTGAAACCTGGATTGTACCCCGGGAACACCAGCATGACTTTGCCAGCATCCGGGAGGAGCAGGTGCGCGACCTGGCCCGGGTACTGCGCAGCACCCTGTTGCGCTTGCGGCAAAGTGTGGGTGGCCCGCCCTTCAATATGGTCCTGCACACCGCACCGGTAAATGAGCCGGATACGATTCATTACCACTGGCATCTGGAAATCCTGCCCCGTCTAACCATAATGGCCGGCTTTGAATTGGGTACGGGCTTTTATATTAACCCCACGCCACCGGAAATGGCGGCGGAGGTCCTGCGGGAACAGGAAGTCTTCTGTCCGCCTCCAGTTTATGCCGGGGGAGAAAGGGAGGCAGTACAGTATGTTTGA
- a CDS encoding Hsp20/alpha crystallin family protein → MDLVHWEPFHELRHQMNRLFNSPWFRGVPGFFGPEGISPRVDIYQTDQEVVATAELPGIASKDDLQVTLTENTLSIKGEFKRGTEQRQEGYYHSERYYGTFSRTLPLPVEVKPEQARASYKNGILEVRIPKKEPGKRNIYRVDVQ, encoded by the coding sequence ATGGACCTTGTACACTGGGAACCCTTTCACGAGCTTCGCCACCAAATGAACCGGCTTTTTAACAGCCCCTGGTTCCGGGGGGTGCCGGGTTTTTTTGGTCCTGAAGGCATCAGCCCCCGGGTGGATATTTACCAAACGGATCAGGAGGTTGTGGCCACAGCCGAACTGCCCGGGATAGCTTCCAAAGACGACCTGCAGGTAACCCTTACCGAAAATACCCTGAGCATTAAAGGGGAGTTTAAAAGAGGAACCGAGCAAAGACAGGAAGGTTACTACCACAGCGAACGCTATTACGGCACTTTCAGCCGCACCCTGCCCCTGCCGGTGGAAGTAAAACCGGAACAGGCGAGGGCCAGCTATAAAAACGGTATTCTGGAGGTACGCATTCCGAAAAAAGAACCCGGCAAGAGGAATATTTACCGGGTAGACGTTCAATAG
- a CDS encoding CoA protein activase: MPRVTFPHVAESYRSFKMLMEDLGNEVILPPRPSKHTLDLGVRYAPEFACFPVKILLGTYLETCPKGVELIVTSGGVGPCRAGHYAQLHKKILHSLGYPVDIVVFEPPRLYPLDFLHNIQRLNPRRMSYRAIYECIRRAWRKLQALDNVEKLTHKVRPRETIRGATTRTYRRVLEWIDRAYSLVEIEEAERSALEELQKVPQDPNRDVLRVGIVGEVYVLLEPASNLEIEETLGNLGVEVERSLFLTGWTRDNTWAETTEGLTVKEAAMPYLPELLGGHGRDSIGNTVLYAKRGFDGVIQLAPFTCIPEIVARTILPRVSEEHNIPVLTFFLDEQTGKAGMTTRLEAFVDLMRRKKAARRPA; the protein is encoded by the coding sequence GTGCCCAGAGTTACTTTCCCCCATGTGGCGGAATCCTATCGCAGCTTTAAAATGCTCATGGAAGATCTGGGTAATGAGGTCATCCTCCCTCCCCGCCCCAGCAAGCACACCCTGGACCTCGGGGTACGCTACGCCCCGGAATTTGCCTGTTTCCCGGTGAAAATACTCCTGGGCACTTATCTGGAAACCTGCCCGAAAGGGGTGGAGCTTATCGTCACCAGTGGCGGGGTGGGACCCTGCCGTGCCGGTCATTACGCGCAGCTACACAAAAAAATCCTGCATTCCCTGGGCTACCCCGTTGATATTGTTGTTTTTGAACCGCCACGGCTTTATCCCCTGGACTTTTTGCATAACATCCAGCGACTGAATCCCCGGCGCATGTCTTACCGCGCCATTTACGAGTGTATCCGGCGAGCCTGGCGTAAACTCCAGGCGCTGGACAATGTAGAAAAACTAACCCACAAAGTACGCCCCAGGGAAACCATCCGGGGTGCCACCACCCGTACTTACCGCCGGGTGCTGGAATGGATAGACAGGGCCTACAGCCTTGTGGAAATTGAGGAAGCCGAACGAAGTGCCCTTGAAGAACTGCAAAAGGTACCCCAGGATCCAAACCGGGATGTCTTAAGGGTGGGTATTGTAGGTGAAGTATATGTCCTCCTGGAACCGGCCAGCAACCTGGAAATTGAAGAAACCCTGGGGAACCTGGGGGTAGAGGTGGAAAGATCTTTATTTTTAACTGGCTGGACCAGGGACAACACCTGGGCAGAAACCACCGAGGGCCTAACGGTGAAAGAGGCCGCCATGCCTTACCTGCCCGAACTGCTGGGGGGGCACGGCCGGGACTCCATTGGCAACACGGTGCTTTATGCCAAACGGGGTTTTGACGGGGTCATTCAGCTCGCCCCCTTCACCTGTATCCCGGAGATTGTAGCCCGCACCATTTTGCCCCGGGTAAGCGAAGAACACAATATCCCGGTGCTGACTTTCTTCCTGGATGAACAAACGGGCAAGGCAGGCATGACCACCCGGCTGGAGGCTTTTGTGGATTTAATGCGGCGCAAAAAAGCCGCCCGCCGCCCGGCATAA
- a CDS encoding NUDIX hydrolase, with protein sequence MSALTEKKLDSRMVYRGKILNLRVDTVLLPDGRTGTREVVEYAGAVAIVALNEKKEVFLVRQYRYPVGKELLEIPAGKIENGEEPLQCAQRELAEETGLRAERWQPLCSFYSTPGFTSEKMYLFLARDLNQEGQHPDEDEFVQVVKVPLDEALAMLWRGEICDAKSTAGLLATHYLLAREKV encoded by the coding sequence ATGTCCGCATTAACCGAAAAGAAGCTGGATTCCCGGATGGTTTACCGGGGAAAAATCTTAAATCTGCGGGTGGATACGGTGCTCTTGCCCGACGGTCGCACCGGCACCCGGGAAGTGGTGGAATATGCCGGGGCCGTGGCCATCGTGGCCCTGAATGAAAAAAAGGAAGTTTTCCTGGTCCGGCAGTACCGTTATCCCGTGGGTAAGGAACTTTTAGAAATACCTGCCGGTAAAATAGAAAATGGGGAGGAACCTTTGCAGTGTGCCCAAAGGGAACTGGCGGAGGAAACCGGGCTAAGGGCGGAACGCTGGCAGCCGCTGTGCAGCTTTTACTCCACCCCGGGATTTACCAGCGAAAAAATGTATTTATTCCTGGCGCGGGATTTAAACCAGGAAGGCCAGCACCCGGACGAAGATGAATTCGTCCAGGTGGTGAAGGTACCCCTGGACGAAGCCCTGGCCATGCTCTGGCGGGGCGAGATTTGTGACGCCAAGTCCACCGCTGGCTTGCTGGCCACACATTACCTTTTGGCTCGGGAAAAGGTTTAA
- a CDS encoding acyl-CoA dehydrogenase, which produces MTLDFDLTEEQLMIRDTVRKLAQNEFAPRAAEIDKEHRFPRENLKKLAELGLMGIPIPEEYGGAGCDFLSYIMAIEEISRACASTGVILAVHTSLGCFSLLHHGTEEQKKKYLTRLATGEWLGAFALTESNAGSDPSNLSTSARLEGDHYIVNGSKIFITSGGEADLYVTFVRTSPGKGHKGITCLLIEKDTPGFTIGKVEEKMGLNGSRTTELIFDNARVPRENVLGQEGEGFKVAMALLDGGRIGIGAQGLGIAQAALDVALEYSKQRVQFGRTIAEFQAIQFMLADMATQIDAARLLVYRAARLKDKGLPHSKEASMAKMYATDTAMFVTTNAVQILGGYGYCKEYPVERYMRDAKITQIYEGTNQIQRLVIAKNLLK; this is translated from the coding sequence ATGACCCTGGACTTTGACCTTACCGAAGAACAACTGATGATCCGCGATACCGTGCGTAAACTGGCCCAGAACGAATTTGCCCCCCGGGCGGCAGAAATTGACAAAGAACACCGCTTCCCCCGGGAAAACCTGAAAAAGCTGGCCGAGCTGGGCTTGATGGGCATACCCATCCCCGAAGAATACGGCGGTGCCGGGTGCGATTTTCTATCCTATATCATGGCCATTGAAGAAATCTCCCGTGCCTGCGCCTCCACCGGCGTAATCCTGGCGGTGCACACCTCTCTGGGGTGCTTTTCCCTCCTCCATCACGGTACGGAAGAACAAAAGAAAAAATATCTAACCAGGCTGGCTACCGGTGAGTGGCTGGGCGCCTTTGCCCTTACCGAATCCAACGCCGGTTCAGACCCCTCCAACCTGTCCACCAGCGCCCGGCTGGAAGGGGACCATTACATTGTCAACGGCAGCAAGATCTTCATCACCAGCGGCGGGGAAGCGGACCTCTACGTCACCTTCGTACGCACCAGCCCGGGCAAGGGGCACAAGGGAATCACCTGTCTTTTAATAGAGAAGGATACCCCGGGCTTTACCATTGGCAAAGTGGAGGAAAAGATGGGTCTCAACGGTTCCCGGACCACGGAGCTGATCTTTGACAACGCCAGGGTGCCCCGGGAGAACGTGCTGGGCCAGGAGGGCGAAGGCTTCAAGGTGGCCATGGCCCTTCTGGACGGCGGCCGCATCGGTATCGGCGCCCAGGGTCTGGGCATTGCCCAGGCGGCCTTAGACGTGGCCCTGGAGTATTCCAAGCAGCGGGTGCAGTTTGGCCGTACAATAGCGGAATTCCAGGCCATCCAGTTCATGCTGGCCGACATGGCCACCCAGATCGATGCCGCCCGGCTGCTGGTTTACCGGGCCGCCCGGCTGAAAGACAAAGGGCTGCCCCACTCCAAGGAAGCCTCCATGGCCAAGATGTATGCCACGGACACGGCCATGTTTGTCACCACCAATGCGGTACAGATCCTGGGCGGTTACGGCTACTGCAAGGAGTATCCTGTGGAGCGGTACATGCGCGATGCCAAGATCACCCAGATCTATGAGGGCACCAACCAGATCCAGCGGCTGGTCATTGCCAAAAACCTCCTGAAGTAG
- a CDS encoding MTH1187 family thiamine-binding protein, which yields MAIVEVSVMPMGTDDPSVSSYISHCYEVLKGEPGLKHQVTPMSTIIEGELDRVLDAVKKMHRAPFNDGVMRVVTSITIDERRDKEESMEDMVRAVLQ from the coding sequence ATGGCTATAGTGGAAGTAAGTGTCATGCCCATGGGCACCGATGATCCCAGTGTCAGCAGTTATATCAGCCATTGCTACGAGGTGCTAAAGGGGGAGCCGGGTCTCAAGCATCAGGTAACACCCATGTCCACCATTATTGAAGGGGAACTGGACCGGGTGCTGGATGCGGTGAAAAAAATGCACCGTGCTCCCTTTAACGACGGCGTCATGCGGGTAGTGACATCCATCACCATCGATGAGCGCCGGGATAAAGAGGAATCCATGGAAGACATGGTTCGAGCCGTGTTGCAATAA
- a CDS encoding acyl-CoA dehydratase activase-related protein produces the protein MTARVGIPCSLLYFLYYPTWKTFFNELGAQVIPSGNTTREMLDLGVKEALADACVPIKLYFGHVQALIGRVDYLFIPRVVCLNKETTYCPKFLGLPDMIRHSFKKIPPLIDVRIDVREGCNALAKAYQQAGLVLGATRGAIALACRKAMAVERRFFSLLQEGWQPLEAMQILNTGIRPQKQKGRLVFAVLGYPYLVYDQYISVGLLGRLKKMGVEVITVENLPPRALYRQNDHLDKRLFWTLGDLVLRAAHYFFRHTRIDGIIHLTAFGCGPDSLVGKFLEMAAHEHQTVPFMSLSIDEHSGEAGIATRLEAFVDMVCRKKEVCL, from the coding sequence TTGACCGCCCGGGTTGGCATTCCCTGTTCATTGCTGTACTTTCTTTATTATCCGACCTGGAAAACCTTCTTCAACGAACTTGGGGCTCAAGTAATCCCTTCCGGAAACACTACCAGGGAAATGCTTGATCTGGGAGTGAAGGAAGCCCTGGCCGATGCCTGTGTGCCCATTAAACTATACTTCGGTCATGTGCAGGCTCTGATCGGCCGGGTTGATTATTTATTTATCCCGCGGGTGGTCTGTTTAAACAAGGAAACAACCTACTGCCCTAAATTTCTGGGACTACCCGATATGATCCGGCATTCTTTTAAAAAAATCCCCCCGCTTATTGACGTACGCATAGACGTACGGGAAGGATGCAACGCCCTGGCAAAAGCTTACCAGCAAGCGGGGCTGGTCCTGGGTGCCACCCGGGGAGCCATCGCTCTTGCCTGCCGCAAGGCCATGGCCGTAGAACGCCGGTTTTTCTCCCTGCTGCAGGAAGGCTGGCAACCTCTGGAGGCCATGCAAATTTTAAATACGGGCATCCGGCCTCAAAAACAAAAAGGCCGGCTGGTTTTTGCCGTACTGGGCTACCCTTATCTCGTTTACGATCAGTACATCAGTGTGGGCTTGCTGGGCCGGTTAAAAAAAATGGGGGTAGAAGTGATCACTGTAGAAAACCTGCCGCCCCGAGCGCTGTACAGGCAAAATGACCACCTGGACAAACGCCTGTTCTGGACCCTGGGGGACCTGGTCCTGCGGGCGGCCCATTATTTTTTCCGGCACACAAGGATCGACGGGATTATACACCTGACGGCCTTTGGCTGCGGACCCGATTCACTGGTAGGCAAGTTCCTGGAAATGGCTGCCCACGAGCACCAAACCGTCCCTTTTATGAGCCTGTCTATCGATGAACACAGCGGTGAAGCCGGTATTGCCACCCGGCTGGAAGCCTTTGTAGACATGGTATGCCGCAAAAAAGAGGTGTGTCTTTAG